A single region of the Pontibacter kalidii genome encodes:
- a CDS encoding glycosyltransferase family 4 protein, with the protein MRVLHLVSEKTWRGGEQQVAYLIEELRQEGVESFVACRKGSAFHTYCQQQQLPHTALPFANEFDVVTALRVKAYSSQHRIELLHVHSGHAHAISVLSHVLGNKLPIILSRRVDFPVKRNLLSRLKYNYGGVKRVVCVSDKIKEVVSESLRHPELCVTVYSGVDLSRFANSSKTGRLYREFNLSPTAPLIGNISAIAPHKDYYTFVDTAELVLRQHPDAMFFIIGDGPLRQDIEAYVQQKNLQRYIIFTGFRKDIPQLMPELDVMLVTSETEGLGTTILDAFACQVPVVATKAGGIPEIVRDTETGLLAPIKSPAILAEKVHQVLMDSATRNKVIQGASTLLQEFSKRNTALRTLAVYKEVLQKV; encoded by the coding sequence ATGCGCGTATTACATCTGGTATCAGAGAAAACATGGAGAGGCGGCGAGCAACAGGTGGCCTATCTGATAGAGGAACTGAGGCAGGAGGGGGTAGAGAGCTTTGTGGCGTGCCGCAAGGGCTCTGCCTTTCATACATATTGCCAGCAACAGCAGCTCCCGCACACGGCCTTGCCCTTTGCAAACGAGTTTGATGTCGTTACGGCGCTCCGGGTAAAGGCCTACAGCAGCCAGCATCGTATCGAGTTACTGCATGTGCACAGCGGCCATGCCCATGCCATCAGCGTGCTGTCGCATGTGCTTGGCAATAAACTGCCCATCATACTTAGCCGGCGTGTCGATTTTCCTGTGAAGAGGAACCTGCTCTCGCGGCTAAAGTATAACTATGGCGGCGTTAAACGCGTTGTCTGCGTCTCGGATAAAATCAAAGAGGTTGTATCGGAGAGCCTGCGGCACCCCGAGCTGTGCGTGACAGTGTACAGCGGCGTAGACCTTAGCCGGTTTGCCAACAGCTCTAAAACAGGCCGGCTCTACCGCGAATTTAACCTGTCACCAACTGCCCCGCTTATCGGCAACATATCAGCCATCGCCCCGCATAAAGACTATTATACTTTTGTGGACACCGCCGAACTGGTGCTGCGGCAGCACCCTGATGCCATGTTTTTTATCATAGGAGATGGCCCGCTGCGCCAGGATATAGAAGCCTACGTGCAGCAAAAAAACCTACAGCGGTACATCATCTTCACGGGCTTTAGAAAAGACATCCCACAGCTGATGCCTGAGCTGGATGTAATGCTGGTTACCTCCGAAACGGAAGGATTGGGAACCACCATTCTGGATGCCTTTGCCTGCCAGGTGCCCGTGGTGGCCACCAAAGCCGGAGGCATCCCCGAGATTGTACGGGATACGGAAACCGGCCTGCTTGCGCCGATAAAATCCCCAGCCATACTTGCGGAGAAGGTGCATCAGGTGCTGATGGACAGCGCCACCCGAAACAAGGTTATTCAGGGGGCCTCCACGCTGCTGCAGGAGTTCTCCAAAAGGAACACGGCCTTGCGCACGCTGGCAGTCTATAAAGAGGTGCTGCAGAAAGTATAA
- a CDS encoding glycosyltransferase family 2 protein: MPVKLSVVVITFNEERNIARCLESVKNVADEIVVVDSFSTDRTREISLRYGAKFMEHPFEGHIEQKNYALTQASYPHVLSLDADEALTSELEQAVLAAKNNWQADAYGMNRLTNYCGKWIHHSGWYPDTKVRLFDRSKAVWGGENPHDKIILSKGATLQHLRGDLLHYSYYSVSQHLGQINKFTDASSKAMARDGKTVSLPMVILKPLFRFFRAYVLKRGFLDGPEGFIISVSSAVSVYYKYVKLYMHNRQQRRQG; this comes from the coding sequence ATGCCTGTAAAACTTTCTGTTGTTGTGATCACCTTTAACGAGGAGCGCAACATTGCCCGCTGCCTGGAGTCCGTCAAAAACGTGGCGGATGAGATCGTGGTGGTGGACTCCTTCTCCACAGACCGCACCAGAGAGATCAGCCTTCGCTACGGCGCCAAGTTCATGGAACATCCCTTTGAGGGGCACATCGAGCAGAAGAACTATGCCCTCACGCAGGCCTCATACCCGCACGTGCTGTCGCTGGACGCGGATGAGGCGCTGACATCCGAGCTGGAGCAGGCGGTGCTGGCGGCTAAAAACAACTGGCAGGCCGATGCCTATGGTATGAACCGCCTCACCAACTACTGCGGCAAGTGGATCCACCACTCCGGCTGGTACCCCGACACTAAAGTTCGCCTCTTCGACCGCAGTAAAGCTGTATGGGGCGGCGAGAACCCGCACGATAAGATCATTCTTAGTAAAGGAGCCACACTGCAGCACCTTCGCGGCGATTTACTGCACTACTCTTATTATAGCGTGTCGCAGCACCTGGGGCAGATCAATAAATTTACGGATGCGTCGTCCAAGGCCATGGCCCGGGACGGGAAGACCGTATCGCTGCCCATGGTGATCTTAAAGCCGCTGTTTCGCTTTTTCAGGGCCTATGTATTAAAGCGTGGCTTTCTGGACGGGCCGGAGGGATTTATTATCTCGGTATCGTCGGCTGTGTCGGTATACTATAAGTACGTGAAGCTGTATATGCACAACCGGCAGCAGCGGAGGCAGGGGTAA
- a CDS encoding LytR/AlgR family response regulator transcription factor, protein MTKPKILISEDEVIIAEDLAASLEELGYETCAIDTGEDTIDMIRETHPDLVLLDINLRGDADGVDIGSRIREEFGIPFIYLTAYADPATIDRAKKTEPDGFLVKPFDEKSLRSAIEIALYKHDSNHKDSKPANGANHNAKDKDVATDYIFVKVKHRIIKVHYNDILWVEAYDNYSFIVTADQKYLVSSTLKDMEQKLPSQNFVRVHRSYIANLDKIEALEENSVVFSKGEIPIGKSYKKALMSRFNII, encoded by the coding sequence ATGACAAAACCTAAAATCCTTATATCGGAAGATGAGGTCATCATCGCGGAAGATCTTGCGGCAAGCCTGGAAGAATTAGGTTATGAGACGTGCGCCATAGATACAGGAGAGGACACGATCGACATGATACGGGAAACCCATCCCGACCTGGTACTGCTGGACATCAACCTGCGAGGCGATGCCGATGGCGTGGATATTGGCTCTCGCATCCGCGAGGAATTCGGTATTCCCTTTATTTACCTCACCGCCTATGCTGACCCGGCCACCATCGACCGCGCCAAAAAGACCGAGCCCGATGGGTTCCTTGTGAAACCCTTTGATGAGAAGAGCCTGCGATCAGCCATTGAGATTGCTCTCTACAAGCACGACAGCAACCATAAAGACAGCAAGCCTGCCAACGGCGCTAACCATAACGCAAAGGACAAGGACGTAGCCACCGACTATATCTTTGTGAAGGTGAAGCACCGGATCATAAAAGTGCATTACAATGATATCCTTTGGGTGGAAGCTTATGACAACTATTCCTTTATCGTTACCGCTGATCAGAAGTACCTGGTAAGCTCTACCCTGAAGGATATGGAGCAGAAGCTGCCGTCGCAGAACTTTGTGCGGGTGCACCGCTCCTACATTGCCAACCTCGATAAGATCGAGGCGCTGGAGGAAAACTCCGTGGTGTTCTCCAAAGGCGAGATCCCGATAGGAAAATCCTACAAGAAGGCGCTGATGTCGCGGTTTAACATCATCTAA
- a CDS encoding THUMP-like domain-containing protein, whose amino-acid sequence MRIFTPEEQDFILRHQQQDVAQLMLQAGRYPQLPVQELVQQIKARQKATQKLPTWAAHPQAVFPVSLSVEQSSSEVTAAYKASLVGGRLLVDLTGGFGVDSFYFARRFAEVVHVEQHLELQEVARYNFGLLGAANIQSINATAEDFLHTFEGRADVLYLDPARRGHHDQKLHLLQDCEPDVLHLLPLLFQKADAVLLKTSPMLDIEQALQELGHVEHVWVVALQNEVKEVLYLLKPTSPALADVPRTAVNLLVNAEPQLLTLTRAQEDAAVPTYTDPQEFVYEPNAALLKAGAYRYLGQHLQLCKLHPNSHLYTSAQLLPQFPGRSFRCLAVSRYNKKELLKQLPQKKANITVRNFPESVADIRRKTGIKEGGHTYLFFTTDRHQKPIVLICEKA is encoded by the coding sequence ATGCGCATTTTTACCCCCGAGGAGCAGGACTTTATACTTCGGCACCAACAGCAAGACGTGGCCCAGCTGATGCTGCAGGCCGGCCGCTACCCGCAGCTGCCGGTGCAGGAGTTGGTGCAGCAGATTAAGGCGCGGCAGAAGGCGACCCAGAAGCTGCCTACCTGGGCAGCACACCCGCAGGCGGTGTTTCCGGTGTCGCTGTCGGTGGAGCAAAGCTCGTCGGAGGTAACGGCCGCTTACAAGGCCAGCCTGGTAGGTGGCAGGCTGCTGGTGGACCTGACAGGAGGCTTTGGGGTAGACAGCTTCTACTTTGCCCGTCGCTTTGCGGAGGTGGTGCACGTGGAACAGCACCTGGAGCTGCAGGAGGTGGCCAGGTATAACTTCGGGTTGCTGGGCGCTGCCAACATCCAAAGTATAAACGCCACCGCCGAGGACTTCCTCCATACATTTGAAGGTAGGGCCGATGTACTGTACCTGGACCCCGCCCGCCGCGGCCACCACGACCAGAAGCTGCACCTGCTGCAGGACTGCGAGCCGGACGTGCTGCACCTGCTGCCGCTGCTCTTCCAAAAAGCCGATGCCGTATTGCTGAAAACATCGCCCATGCTGGACATTGAGCAGGCGCTGCAGGAACTGGGCCACGTGGAACACGTGTGGGTGGTAGCGCTGCAGAACGAGGTGAAGGAGGTTTTATACTTGCTCAAGCCCACATCCCCTGCCCTTGCCGATGTGCCCCGCACCGCTGTAAACCTGCTGGTAAACGCCGAACCGCAGCTGCTTACCCTTACCCGCGCCCAGGAAGATGCCGCCGTGCCAACCTATACCGATCCGCAGGAGTTTGTGTACGAGCCCAACGCTGCCCTACTTAAAGCCGGTGCTTACCGCTACCTGGGCCAGCACCTGCAGCTATGCAAACTGCACCCCAACAGCCACCTGTATACCTCAGCGCAACTACTACCCCAGTTCCCGGGCCGAAGCTTCCGGTGCCTGGCCGTGAGCCGTTACAACAAAAAGGAACTGCTGAAACAGCTGCCGCAGAAAAAAGCCAACATCACCGTGCGCAACTTCCCCGAGTCCGTGGCCGACATCCGCCGCAAAACAGGTATCAAGGAAGGTGGCCATACGTACCTGTTCTTCACCACCGACAGGCACCAGAAACCCATCGTGCTCATCTGCGAGAAAGCCTAA
- a CDS encoding DUF4397 domain-containing protein, which translates to MKYWMKMTVLAVVPMLFLASCDDDDDDVVLEVDNAEVMVVHASPDAPGVDLLINDVKVNSSALTYPNNTGYLEVPAGMQNVKVNAAGTATTVIEADLDLEQDKDYTVFAINTLDNIEPLVLEDDLTDPAAGMAHVRFVHLSPDAPAVDIAVAGGPVLFSNRAFKSATDFTPVAAGTYTLEVRPAGTMTVALTIPDVELRDGFIYTVFAKGFLQAPEGNNNTLGAEIIVNEE; encoded by the coding sequence ATGAAGTATTGGATGAAAATGACAGTGCTAGCGGTAGTGCCAATGCTGTTCCTGGCAAGTTGCGATGACGACGATGATGATGTAGTGCTGGAGGTGGATAACGCCGAAGTGATGGTGGTGCATGCCTCCCCCGACGCCCCCGGCGTTGACCTGCTGATCAACGATGTGAAGGTGAATTCCTCCGCCCTTACTTATCCTAACAACACAGGTTATCTGGAGGTGCCTGCTGGTATGCAGAACGTGAAGGTGAACGCCGCCGGCACCGCTACTACCGTGATAGAGGCGGACCTGGACCTGGAGCAGGATAAGGATTACACGGTGTTCGCCATCAATACCCTGGATAATATTGAGCCGTTGGTGCTGGAGGATGACCTGACCGATCCGGCCGCCGGTATGGCGCACGTGCGCTTCGTGCACCTGTCGCCGGATGCACCGGCAGTGGATATTGCGGTGGCCGGAGGCCCAGTGCTGTTCAGCAACAGGGCCTTTAAGTCTGCCACCGACTTTACCCCGGTTGCAGCCGGAACCTATACGTTAGAAGTTCGCCCTGCCGGCACCATGACCGTAGCGCTTACCATTCCCGACGTGGAGCTACGGGACGGCTTTATTTACACCGTATTTGCAAAAGGCTTCCTGCAGGCTCCGGAGGGCAACAACAATACCCTGGGAGCAGAGATCATTGTGAACGAAGAGTAA
- the ahcY gene encoding adenosylhomocysteinase translates to MVETYLKYKVKDIALAEWGRKEIRLAEAEMPGLMAIREEFGPSKPLAGARIAGCLHMTIQTAVLIETLVELGAEVTWSSCNIFSTQDHAAAAIAAAGISVYAWKGMTAEEFDWCIEQTLFFGEDRKPLNMILDDGGDLTNMVLDKYPELADGIKGLSEETTTGVHRLYERMKNGTLPMPAINVNDSVTKSKFDNKYGCKESLVDAIRRATDVMMAGKVAVVAGYGDVGKGSAASLRGAGARVIVTEIDPICALQAAMDGFAVKRMVDAVKEADIVVTATGNKDIIGEREFRLMKDKAIVCNIGHFDNEIDMAWLNKAYGNTKDEIKPQVDLYNVDGKDIIVLAEGRLVNLGCATGHPSFVMSNSFSNQTLAQLELWTNTDAYENKVYTLPKHLDEKVARLHLGKIGVELDELTPDQARYIGVEVEGPYKPEYYRY, encoded by the coding sequence ATGGTAGAGACATATTTAAAGTATAAAGTAAAAGATATAGCACTGGCTGAGTGGGGCCGCAAGGAGATTAGACTAGCTGAGGCTGAGATGCCCGGTTTGATGGCGATCCGTGAGGAATTTGGCCCAAGCAAGCCGCTGGCAGGCGCGCGCATCGCCGGCTGTCTGCACATGACGATCCAGACAGCTGTGCTGATCGAGACGCTGGTGGAACTGGGTGCTGAGGTTACCTGGTCTTCGTGCAACATTTTCTCTACGCAGGACCACGCGGCCGCTGCCATTGCCGCTGCCGGCATCTCGGTTTACGCCTGGAAAGGGATGACCGCCGAGGAGTTTGACTGGTGCATTGAGCAGACGCTTTTCTTTGGCGAAGACCGCAAGCCGCTGAACATGATCCTGGACGACGGCGGCGACCTGACCAACATGGTGCTGGACAAGTACCCGGAGCTGGCCGATGGCATCAAAGGCCTTTCTGAGGAAACTACCACCGGGGTGCACCGCCTGTACGAGCGCATGAAGAACGGTACATTGCCCATGCCTGCCATCAACGTAAATGACTCGGTTACCAAATCTAAGTTCGATAACAAGTATGGCTGTAAGGAGTCGCTGGTAGATGCAATCCGCCGTGCCACGGACGTGATGATGGCCGGTAAAGTGGCGGTTGTGGCTGGTTACGGTGACGTAGGCAAAGGCTCTGCCGCTTCTCTTAGAGGCGCTGGTGCCCGCGTGATTGTGACTGAGATCGACCCAATCTGCGCGCTGCAGGCCGCTATGGACGGCTTTGCCGTGAAGCGTATGGTAGACGCCGTAAAAGAGGCTGACATCGTGGTAACCGCCACTGGTAACAAAGACATCATCGGGGAGCGTGAGTTTCGCCTGATGAAGGACAAGGCCATTGTGTGTAACATCGGCCACTTCGACAACGAGATCGATATGGCTTGGCTGAACAAGGCGTACGGCAACACCAAAGACGAGATCAAGCCGCAGGTAGACCTCTACAACGTCGATGGCAAGGATATCATCGTTTTGGCAGAAGGCCGCTTGGTGAACCTGGGTTGTGCCACCGGGCACCCATCGTTCGTGATGTCTAACTCTTTCTCTAACCAGACACTGGCCCAGTTGGAGCTTTGGACAAACACTGATGCTTACGAGAACAAGGTGTATACTTTGCCCAAGCACCTGGACGAGAAAGTGGCCCGCCTGCACCTGGGCAAAATTGGTGTGGAGCTGGATGAGCTTACGCCAGACCAGGCACGCTATATCGGTGTAGAGGTAGAGGGGCCGTACAAGCCGGAGTACTACCGTTACTAA
- a CDS encoding ligand-binding sensor domain-containing protein, with translation MWRLTMYLSRIILILCLLLATAIAYAQQYNIRSWTLEQGLPQSQVMAIQQDHNGFLWLATRAGLSRFNGINFHTYTKDDGLSSHNIATLYVDSRHRLWIGTTDAGLQLFDRSSFKQYGPDQGLDAQSIAGISEDKDGKVWLATGNGVYYLTDTSVEKYGALPDISYTTIIHTPSGDLWAGTQDSGAYNVSESEIFRYSSTNSGLPHDHVTAITCDKSGTVWVGTAAGLAKISGGALSLPQLPGQLGNSHITSFTHDSYDNLWIGLQRNGLLKYDGSSFTYITRRSGLRTSRITALAADTEGNVWIGTNGYGLQQYRAPWFVHYFDFGAISEPRVTAVGRDGNGTVWFGTDEGELARMLPQGPEWQASTPWPRGATIYSFLPVAEEMWVSTSNGIWRLGSGAPRRYAAEQGLPAPDVFQAATGPDGKLYFATAGGVVTLAQDSLRLIPYADGSIKANTIFRDSKGRLWVGADQGAFLVEQGRLVQPQELKGLHLTEIRSITEDETGVLYFAAFNSGLLLLQNNKPTLYTSSEGFPNEAIKSVYADEKDNLWVATNRELLKVQLPLLRQQGKFAYRLYTSPSGFRGQEVCDNAMLQTADGHMWFGTTKGLTHYLPHLDRQQPLYPQLVLTNVLLHSNPTDWQALGYSLDSITGLPQDLRLPHTQNHLSFNFHGISLSDPEQVVYKYRLKGYDDTWSQVTERSFTTYANLAPGEYTFELLARNTDGDWTPEPLTYSFSIVPPIWRREWFVGVLLLVFAGAVLSVVRLRERSLVKMNSLLEMKVDHRTRLLERQNREKEILLQEIHHRVKNNLQIVISMLNLQARHVQDPEAKDVMQALRSRVRSMSLLHERLYRHDDLEQISLEEYFLEICESLYASYGVSMDRVELELDIPYTKVDLDAAITLGLIVNELVSNTLKYAFPRGENGVLRIELIRHDEVQYTLTISDNGRGLPEDFFEKQQTGQSFGLKLVQSLSRKLDGNISFYNNHGTKSIFYFVLPS, from the coding sequence GTGTGGAGACTGACAATGTACTTATCGCGTATCATCCTTATCCTGTGCCTGCTCCTGGCTACTGCTATCGCGTATGCGCAGCAGTACAACATTCGCAGCTGGACACTGGAGCAGGGTTTGCCGCAGTCGCAGGTGATGGCCATACAGCAGGACCACAACGGGTTTCTCTGGCTGGCCACCCGGGCGGGCCTCAGCCGGTTTAACGGCATCAATTTCCATACTTACACCAAGGATGACGGCCTGAGCAGCCACAACATCGCCACCTTGTACGTAGATAGCCGCCACCGCCTCTGGATTGGCACTACCGATGCCGGGCTGCAGCTTTTTGATCGCTCCTCGTTTAAGCAATATGGCCCGGACCAGGGGTTGGATGCGCAGAGCATCGCCGGCATTTCCGAGGACAAGGACGGCAAAGTATGGCTGGCCACCGGCAACGGCGTTTACTACCTCACCGACACCAGCGTGGAGAAGTATGGCGCGCTTCCCGACATCAGCTACACTACTATCATCCATACGCCCTCCGGTGACCTGTGGGCCGGAACACAGGATAGCGGCGCCTACAACGTGTCGGAAAGCGAGATCTTCCGCTACAGCTCCACAAACAGCGGCCTGCCGCATGACCATGTCACAGCCATCACCTGCGACAAAAGCGGCACCGTCTGGGTCGGCACGGCGGCGGGCCTGGCGAAAATCAGCGGCGGCGCCCTTAGCCTGCCGCAGCTGCCCGGGCAGCTCGGCAACAGCCACATCACCAGCTTCACTCACGACAGCTACGATAACCTTTGGATAGGCCTGCAGCGCAACGGCCTGCTGAAGTATGACGGCAGCAGCTTCACCTACATTACCCGCCGCAGCGGCCTGCGCACCAGCCGCATCACAGCACTGGCCGCCGACACAGAGGGCAATGTATGGATTGGCACGAACGGCTACGGTTTGCAGCAGTACAGGGCGCCCTGGTTTGTGCATTACTTTGATTTTGGCGCGATCTCGGAGCCACGCGTAACGGCTGTAGGCCGGGACGGCAACGGCACGGTGTGGTTTGGCACCGACGAAGGGGAACTGGCCCGGATGCTCCCGCAGGGGCCGGAGTGGCAGGCCTCCACACCGTGGCCGCGCGGCGCCACGATCTACAGTTTCCTGCCTGTGGCCGAGGAGATGTGGGTGAGTACCAGCAACGGCATCTGGCGCCTGGGCAGTGGCGCCCCCAGGCGCTACGCCGCCGAGCAGGGCCTCCCTGCCCCCGATGTTTTCCAGGCCGCCACCGGCCCCGACGGCAAGCTGTACTTTGCCACGGCCGGCGGCGTGGTTACGCTTGCCCAGGACTCGCTCAGGCTTATTCCCTACGCCGATGGCAGTATCAAAGCCAACACCATCTTCCGCGACAGCAAAGGCAGGCTGTGGGTAGGGGCCGACCAGGGGGCCTTCCTGGTGGAGCAGGGGCGCCTGGTGCAGCCGCAGGAGCTAAAGGGGCTCCACCTAACCGAAATTCGCTCCATCACCGAGGATGAAACGGGGGTGCTATACTTTGCCGCCTTCAATAGTGGGCTGCTACTGCTACAGAACAACAAGCCAACGCTTTATACTTCCTCCGAAGGATTCCCGAACGAGGCCATCAAGAGCGTGTATGCAGATGAAAAAGACAACCTGTGGGTTGCCACCAACCGCGAGCTGCTGAAGGTGCAACTGCCGTTGCTGCGCCAGCAGGGCAAGTTTGCGTACCGCCTCTACACCAGTCCCAGCGGCTTCAGGGGGCAGGAGGTATGCGACAACGCCATGCTGCAGACAGCGGACGGCCACATGTGGTTTGGCACTACCAAGGGCCTGACACATTACCTGCCGCACCTGGATCGCCAGCAGCCCCTATACCCTCAACTGGTGCTTACCAATGTGCTGCTACACTCCAACCCCACCGACTGGCAGGCCCTCGGCTACAGCCTGGACAGCATCACGGGTCTACCTCAGGACCTGCGCCTGCCCCACACCCAGAATCACCTCTCGTTCAACTTCCACGGCATCTCCCTCTCGGACCCCGAGCAGGTGGTTTACAAGTACAGGCTAAAGGGGTACGACGATACCTGGTCGCAGGTAACGGAGCGGTCTTTTACCACCTATGCCAACCTAGCGCCGGGGGAGTACACCTTTGAGCTGCTGGCCCGCAACACCGACGGCGACTGGACGCCTGAGCCGCTTACTTATTCTTTCTCTATTGTGCCGCCCATCTGGCGCCGCGAGTGGTTTGTGGGCGTGCTACTGCTGGTGTTTGCCGGGGCCGTGCTGAGTGTGGTGCGCCTGCGCGAGCGGAGTTTGGTAAAGATGAATTCCCTGCTGGAGATGAAGGTAGACCACCGTACCCGCTTGCTGGAGCGCCAGAACCGCGAAAAGGAGATTCTGCTGCAGGAGATCCACCACCGCGTAAAGAACAACCTGCAGATCGTGATCAGCATGCTGAACCTGCAGGCCCGCCACGTGCAGGACCCCGAAGCTAAAGACGTGATGCAGGCGCTGCGAAGCCGGGTGCGCTCCATGTCGCTGCTGCACGAGCGCCTTTACCGCCACGACGACCTGGAGCAGATCAGCCTGGAGGAGTACTTTCTGGAGATTTGCGAAAGCCTTTATGCCTCCTATGGCGTAAGTATGGATAGAGTTGAGTTAGAATTAGACATTCCTTATACAAAAGTAGACTTAGACGCCGCTATTACGTTAGGATTAATTGTAAACGAACTAGTATCCAACACCCTAAAATATGCTTTCCCGAGAGGAGAGAACGGTGTGCTGCGCATTGAATTGATACGACACGACGAGGTGCAGTATACGCTGACCATCAGTGATAACGGGCGCGGCCTGCCAGAGGACTTCTTTGAGAAACAACAAACTGGGCAATCGTTTGGGCTGAAGCTGGTGCAGTCGCTAAGCAGAAAGCTTGATGGGAACATTAGTTTTTATAACAACCATGGCACAAAATCAATATTTTATTTTGTTTTGCCATCATAA
- a CDS encoding alpha/beta hydrolase-fold protein, which produces MKNAILLLLLLLCTMAAPAQAPTEKVVTFMLHTPGLPDTAQVYITGNAPELGNWNPAKVEMERTGDATWEKEILLRDPMLLEYKYTLGSWEQEATDSTGSPLPNFTVKVESSLQVKNQVMHWRSGNSKAPVRGGGVTGNIAYHEKVGKSTAVPARDLVVWLPPNYEQERKKRYPVLYMHDGQNLFDPTTSSFGVDWRLDETADSLIRAGEMEPIIIVGINNTENRMQEYVPGEQGAAYVAYVVNTVKSFIDSTYRTRPGAKHTATGGSSAGGTVAFMLAWEHPDVFSKAICMSPAFKVYDIDYVDDVLAYKGRKKPLFFYIDNGGVELEEQLQPGIDEMLQALKQQGYREGKDYTWVKDEKAKHFESAWGKRMPQALRLLFPAK; this is translated from the coding sequence ATGAAAAACGCAATCCTGCTCCTGCTTTTACTGCTCTGTACGATGGCTGCCCCGGCACAGGCCCCAACCGAAAAAGTGGTGACATTCATGCTGCACACCCCTGGCCTGCCCGACACAGCGCAGGTATACATTACCGGCAACGCCCCCGAGCTTGGCAACTGGAACCCGGCCAAAGTAGAGATGGAGCGCACCGGCGACGCCACCTGGGAGAAAGAGATCCTGTTGCGCGACCCGATGCTGCTGGAGTACAAGTATACCCTCGGCAGCTGGGAGCAGGAGGCCACCGACAGCACCGGAAGCCCGCTCCCCAACTTCACCGTGAAGGTGGAGAGCAGCCTGCAGGTAAAGAACCAGGTAATGCACTGGCGCAGCGGCAACAGCAAGGCGCCTGTCAGGGGAGGAGGCGTGACAGGCAACATAGCCTATCACGAGAAAGTGGGCAAAAGCACTGCCGTACCTGCCCGCGACCTGGTGGTGTGGCTGCCCCCCAACTATGAGCAGGAAAGGAAGAAACGCTACCCGGTACTCTACATGCACGACGGCCAGAACCTCTTCGACCCCACTACCAGTTCCTTCGGCGTGGATTGGCGCCTGGATGAGACGGCCGATAGCCTGATCCGTGCCGGAGAAATGGAACCGATTATTATTGTAGGCATCAACAATACCGAAAACCGCATGCAGGAGTACGTGCCCGGCGAGCAAGGCGCAGCATACGTGGCATATGTGGTGAACACCGTGAAGTCCTTTATCGACAGCACCTACCGCACCAGGCCAGGCGCAAAGCATACCGCCACCGGCGGCTCCTCGGCGGGCGGCACCGTTGCCTTTATGCTGGCCTGGGAGCACCCCGATGTTTTCTCTAAAGCCATCTGTATGTCGCCAGCCTTCAAGGTGTATGACATCGATTACGTGGATGACGTGCTGGCGTACAAGGGCAGGAAGAAGCCACTATTTTTTTATATCGATAACGGGGGCGTGGAGCTGGAGGAGCAGCTGCAGCCGGGCATAGACGAGATGCTGCAGGCGCTGAAGCAACAAGGCTACCGCGAAGGCAAGGACTACACCTGGGTCAAGGATGAAAAGGCCAAGCACTTTGAGTCGGCCTGGGGCAAGCGGATGCCCCAGGCGCTGAGGCTGCTTTTCCCGGCTAAATAG